One window from the genome of Cricetulus griseus strain 17A/GY chromosome 2, alternate assembly CriGri-PICRH-1.0, whole genome shotgun sequence encodes:
- the CUNH1orf141 gene encoding uncharacterized protein C1orf141 homolog — MVKHLPTIHEALGSIPSPEQQAVYANPLNSLQSWPRNQCKCLPESSILYPIPAGQSKASKEKVSTPFTGQNERRAKKSMHSTDHSADSIENGRKYHPWVNNLITKEKKSDRDKQARTPCPVNQNVFLPLHIEDVLKNPEIKIIDLGPTDRVLYFMEESHTNPIIFHDTAYIEMLFLAKRFTPYMMTYTTKNVVLEKNLEMLKELFNNQSSYVSNPQSPKPVSKYKDLLIFSSQLVQERINEKRKKKQDSLVSKNRCPSTLYNLSRTLSSITKKFVGYFDKDATQEKSDEIDEFERTFSKTKPSATRKLTTLPIKSDSKPLKNIFEIRKLNNITPLDNLVSWKANDPKNRIHINI; from the exons ATGGTGAAACACCTGCCTACCAtccatgaggccctaggttcaattcccagccctgaACAACAG GCAGTATATGCAAACCCCTTGAATTCTCTACAGTCTTGGCCTAGAAACCAGTGTAAATGCTTACCAGAGTCATCAATCCTGTATCCTATACCTGCCGGACAATCCAAAGCAAGTAAGGAGAAAGTCTCTACTCCATTTACAG GTCAAAATGAAAGGAGAGCTAAGAAGTCCATGCATTCCACAGACCACTCAGCAGATTCTATTGAAAACGG GAGGAAATATCATCCATGGGTAAACAATTtgattacaaaagaaaagaagtcagacAGAGATAAGCAAGCAAGAACACCTTGTCCAGTAAACCAGAACGTCTTTCTTCCCTTGCACATTGAGGATGTACTGAAAAATCCCGAAATCAAGATAATTGACCTTGGTCCAACAGACAGAGTGCTTTATTTTATG GAAGAAAGCCATACAAATCCGATAATTTTCCATGACACAGCATATATAGAAATGTTGTTCCTGGCAAAAAGGTTCACCCCCTATATGATGACATATACAACAAAGAATGTTGTTCTAGAAAAAAACTTGGAAATGTTGAAAGAGTTATTTAATAATCAATCCTCATATGTTTCTAATCCTCAAAGCCCTAAGCCTGTATCGAAGTACAAAGATTTGCTCATCTTCTCTTCTCAACTGGTGCAagagagaataaatgagaaaCGAAAGAAGAAACAGGACAGTCTAGTTTCCAAAAACAGATGCCCGAGCACACTTTATAACTTATCCCGAACTTTGTCCAGCATAACCAAAAAATTTGTGGGTTACTTTGATAAAGATGCTACTCAAGAAAAGAGTGATGAGATAGATGAATTTGAAAGAACATTTTCCAAAACAAAGCCATCAGCCACACGCAAATTAACTACCTTACCCATCAAGAGTGACTCAAAGCCtctgaaaaatatatttgaaatacgTAAACTAAACAACATAACCCCACTAGATAACCTGGTAAGCTGGAAAGCCAATGACCCAAAGAAtcgtatacacataaatatttaa